Proteins encoded in a region of the Ziziphus jujuba cultivar Dongzao chromosome 3, ASM3175591v1 genome:
- the LOC107405552 gene encoding non-specific lipid transfer protein GPI-anchored 5, which translates to MASKVIINSIVFTILVLMTMLWVRSVAQQSDCTNVLISMAPCLNYVSGSSSTPSSSCCSQLANVVQKEPQCLCVALNGGGASLGININKTLALALPGACNVRTPPVSRCDAANGPATSVGSPEGLPGSKTVPVTGGSSSSMGVFMKMPLLLHFVPLVVFNYVAIYAST; encoded by the exons ATGGCTTCCAAAGTGATCATTAACAGTATTGTTTTTACAATATTGGTCCTAATGACCATGCTTTGGGTTAGATCAGTGGCTCAGCAGTCAGACTGCACCAATGTGCTGATTAGCATGGCACCGTGCCTGAACTATGTAAGTGGGAGTTCATCAACACCATCATCTTCTTGCTGCTCCCAACTTGCCAATGTTGTTCAGAAAGAGCCTCAATGTCTTTGTGTGGCACTCAATGGTGGTGGAGCATCATTGGGTATCAATATCAACAAGACTCTTGCTCTTGCACTTCCTGGCGCTTGCAATGTACGAACTCCACCAGTCAGTCGCTGCGATG CAGCTAATGGACCTGCAACTTCCGTTGGTTCCCCAGAAGGTTTACcag GGAGCAAAACAGTTCCAGTGACTGGTGGAAGCTCTTCTTCCATGGGAGTGTTCATGAAGATGCCACTACTACTTCATTTTGTCCCACTTGTGGTGTTCAATTACGTAGCAATATATGCTTCTACTTag